Proteins encoded in a region of the Coffea eugenioides isolate CCC68of chromosome 4, Ceug_1.0, whole genome shotgun sequence genome:
- the LOC113768569 gene encoding calcium-binding mitochondrial carrier protein SCaMC-1-like isoform X2, producing the protein MSGAGEAVGHVNFPAMATNDRSGCCNPVKKPGPVSMDHVLAALRETKEERDSRIKSLFNFFDSANVGYLDYTQIEKGLSALQIPAEYKFAKELLNVCDANRDGRVDYLEFRKYMDDKELELYRIFQAIDVEHNGCILPEELWDALVKAGIEMDDDELARFVEHVDKDNNGIITFEEWRDFLLLYPHEATIENIYHYWERVYLVDIGEQAVIPEGISKHVHATKYLIAGGVAGAASRTATAPLDRLKVVLQVQTSRASVVPAVKSIWKEGGLFGFFRGNGINVFKVAPESAIKFYTYEMLKNVIGGNKEHQDIGTSGRLVAGGLAGAVAQTAIYPMDLVKTRLQTYACESGKVPNLGKLSKDILVQEGPRAFYRGLVPSLLGIIPYAGIDLAAYETLKEMSKTYILHDSGL; encoded by the exons ATGTCTGGGGCTGGAGAGGCTGTGGGGCATGTAAATTTCCCTGCAATGGCAACAAATGACCGGTCCGGATGCTGCAATCCTGTGAAGAAACCCGGCCCGGTTTCAATGGACCATGTCTTAGCAGCTCTCAGGGAGACTAAGGAGGAAAGGGATTCAAGAATTAAGAGCTTATTTAATTTTTTCGATTCAGCTAATGTGGGGTACTTGGACTATACCCAAATTGAGAAGGGCCTTTCAGCTCTGCAAATTCCAGCAGAGTATAAGTTTGCAAAGGAGCTGCTAAATGTTTGTGATGCTAATAGAGATGGAAGAGTGGATTATCTGGAGTTTAGGAAGTATATGGATGATAAGGAGCTGGAGTTGTATAGGATTTTTCAGGCTATTGATGTGGAGCATAATGGCTGCATTTTGCCCGAGGAACTCTGGGATGCTCTTGTCAAGGCTG GGATAGAAATGGATGATGATGAACTTGCTCGCTTTGTGGAGCATGTTGATAAGGATAACAATGGTATCATAACTTTTGAAGAGTGGAGAGATTTTCTACTGCTCTATCCACATGAGGCAACTATTGAAAACATCTATCACTATTGGGAAAGGGTATATCTAGTTGATATTGGTGAACAGGCTGTTATTCCAGAAGGCATCAGCAAGCATGTTCATGCtacaaaatatttaattgcAGGGGGAGTTGCTGGAGCTGCTTCACGTACTGCAACTGCACCTCTTGATCGTCTTAAGGTGGTTTTGCAGGTTCAGACCTCTCGTGCATCTGTTGTCCCTGCAGTTAAGAGCATATGGAAGGAGGGCGGCTTATTTGGGTTTTTCAGAGGCAATGGGATAAATGTTTTCAAGGTTGCTCCAGAAAGTGCCATCAAATTTTACACTTATGAAATGCTGAAGAATGTCATTGGAGGTAACAAGGAGCACCAGGATATTGGGACATCAGGGCGCCTGGTTGCTGGTGGTTTGGCTGGTGCTGTTGCACAAACTGCTATTTATCCAATGGATCTTGTGAAGACCCGATTACAAACTTATGCTTGTGAAAGTGGGAAAGTTCCAAATTTGGGAAAGTTGTCAAAAGATATATTGGTTCAGGAGGGACCTCGGGCTTTTTATAGAGGACTGGTACCATCTCTTCTAGGGATTATTCCTTATGCGGGCATCGACTTGGCTGCCTATGAGACACTTAAAGAAATGTCAAAGACCTATATTCTTCATGACAGTG GCCTTTGA
- the LOC113768569 gene encoding calcium-binding mitochondrial carrier protein SCaMC-3-like isoform X3: MDDDELARFVEHVDKDNNGIITFEEWRDFLLLYPHEATIENIYHYWERVYLVDIGEQAVIPEGISKHVHATKYLIAGGVAGAASRTATAPLDRLKVVLQVQTSRASVVPAVKSIWKEGGLFGFFRGNGINVFKVAPESAIKFYTYEMLKNVIGGNKEHQDIGTSGRLVAGGLAGAVAQTAIYPMDLVKTRLQTYACESGKVPNLGKLSKDILVQEGPRAFYRGLVPSLLGIIPYAGIDLAAYETLKEMSKTYILHDSEPGPFVQLGCGTISGALGATCVYPLQVVRTRMQAQRYNSDAAYKGMSDVFRRTIKHEGFRGFYKGLFPNLLKVVPAASITYLVYETMKKSLDLG; encoded by the exons ATGGATGATGATGAACTTGCTCGCTTTGTGGAGCATGTTGATAAGGATAACAATGGTATCATAACTTTTGAAGAGTGGAGAGATTTTCTACTGCTCTATCCACATGAGGCAACTATTGAAAACATCTATCACTATTGGGAAAGGGTATATCTAGTTGATATTGGTGAACAGGCTGTTATTCCAGAAGGCATCAGCAAGCATGTTCATGCtacaaaatatttaattgcAGGGGGAGTTGCTGGAGCTGCTTCACGTACTGCAACTGCACCTCTTGATCGTCTTAAGGTGGTTTTGCAGGTTCAGACCTCTCGTGCATCTGTTGTCCCTGCAGTTAAGAGCATATGGAAGGAGGGCGGCTTATTTGGGTTTTTCAGAGGCAATGGGATAAATGTTTTCAAGGTTGCTCCAGAAAGTGCCATCAAATTTTACACTTATGAAATGCTGAAGAATGTCATTGGAGGTAACAAGGAGCACCAGGATATTGGGACATCAGGGCGCCTGGTTGCTGGTGGTTTGGCTGGTGCTGTTGCACAAACTGCTATTTATCCAATGGATCTTGTGAAGACCCGATTACAAACTTATGCTTGTGAAAGTGGGAAAGTTCCAAATTTGGGAAAGTTGTCAAAAGATATATTGGTTCAGGAGGGACCTCGGGCTTTTTATAGAGGACTGGTACCATCTCTTCTAGGGATTATTCCTTATGCGGGCATCGACTTGGCTGCCTATGAGACACTTAAAGAAATGTCAAAGACCTATATTCTTCATGACAGTG AGCCTGGTCCTTTTGTGCAACTTGGTTGCGGTACAATTTCAGGGGCCCTGGGAGCAACATGCGTTTATCCTTTGCAGGTTGTCAGAACAAG AATGCAAGCTCAGCGATACAACTCTGATGCTGCTTACAAAGGAATGTCTGATGTGTTTAGGAGAACGATTAAACATGAAGGTTTCAGGGGATTCTATAAAGGACTATTCCCAAATCTTCTGAAAGTTGTTCCTGCAGCCAGCATTACGTACTTGGTTTATGAAACCATGAAGAAGAGTCTAGATCTCGGGTAG
- the LOC113768569 gene encoding calcium-binding mitochondrial carrier protein SCaMC-1-B-like isoform X1: MSGAGEAVGHVNFPAMATNDRSGCCNPVKKPGPVSMDHVLAALRETKEERDSRIKSLFNFFDSANVGYLDYTQIEKGLSALQIPAEYKFAKELLNVCDANRDGRVDYLEFRKYMDDKELELYRIFQAIDVEHNGCILPEELWDALVKAGIEMDDDELARFVEHVDKDNNGIITFEEWRDFLLLYPHEATIENIYHYWERVYLVDIGEQAVIPEGISKHVHATKYLIAGGVAGAASRTATAPLDRLKVVLQVQTSRASVVPAVKSIWKEGGLFGFFRGNGINVFKVAPESAIKFYTYEMLKNVIGGNKEHQDIGTSGRLVAGGLAGAVAQTAIYPMDLVKTRLQTYACESGKVPNLGKLSKDILVQEGPRAFYRGLVPSLLGIIPYAGIDLAAYETLKEMSKTYILHDSEPGPFVQLGCGTISGALGATCVYPLQVVRTRMQAQRYNSDAAYKGMSDVFRRTIKHEGFRGFYKGLFPNLLKVVPAASITYLVYETMKKSLDLG, encoded by the exons ATGTCTGGGGCTGGAGAGGCTGTGGGGCATGTAAATTTCCCTGCAATGGCAACAAATGACCGGTCCGGATGCTGCAATCCTGTGAAGAAACCCGGCCCGGTTTCAATGGACCATGTCTTAGCAGCTCTCAGGGAGACTAAGGAGGAAAGGGATTCAAGAATTAAGAGCTTATTTAATTTTTTCGATTCAGCTAATGTGGGGTACTTGGACTATACCCAAATTGAGAAGGGCCTTTCAGCTCTGCAAATTCCAGCAGAGTATAAGTTTGCAAAGGAGCTGCTAAATGTTTGTGATGCTAATAGAGATGGAAGAGTGGATTATCTGGAGTTTAGGAAGTATATGGATGATAAGGAGCTGGAGTTGTATAGGATTTTTCAGGCTATTGATGTGGAGCATAATGGCTGCATTTTGCCCGAGGAACTCTGGGATGCTCTTGTCAAGGCTG GGATAGAAATGGATGATGATGAACTTGCTCGCTTTGTGGAGCATGTTGATAAGGATAACAATGGTATCATAACTTTTGAAGAGTGGAGAGATTTTCTACTGCTCTATCCACATGAGGCAACTATTGAAAACATCTATCACTATTGGGAAAGGGTATATCTAGTTGATATTGGTGAACAGGCTGTTATTCCAGAAGGCATCAGCAAGCATGTTCATGCtacaaaatatttaattgcAGGGGGAGTTGCTGGAGCTGCTTCACGTACTGCAACTGCACCTCTTGATCGTCTTAAGGTGGTTTTGCAGGTTCAGACCTCTCGTGCATCTGTTGTCCCTGCAGTTAAGAGCATATGGAAGGAGGGCGGCTTATTTGGGTTTTTCAGAGGCAATGGGATAAATGTTTTCAAGGTTGCTCCAGAAAGTGCCATCAAATTTTACACTTATGAAATGCTGAAGAATGTCATTGGAGGTAACAAGGAGCACCAGGATATTGGGACATCAGGGCGCCTGGTTGCTGGTGGTTTGGCTGGTGCTGTTGCACAAACTGCTATTTATCCAATGGATCTTGTGAAGACCCGATTACAAACTTATGCTTGTGAAAGTGGGAAAGTTCCAAATTTGGGAAAGTTGTCAAAAGATATATTGGTTCAGGAGGGACCTCGGGCTTTTTATAGAGGACTGGTACCATCTCTTCTAGGGATTATTCCTTATGCGGGCATCGACTTGGCTGCCTATGAGACACTTAAAGAAATGTCAAAGACCTATATTCTTCATGACAGTG AGCCTGGTCCTTTTGTGCAACTTGGTTGCGGTACAATTTCAGGGGCCCTGGGAGCAACATGCGTTTATCCTTTGCAGGTTGTCAGAACAAG AATGCAAGCTCAGCGATACAACTCTGATGCTGCTTACAAAGGAATGTCTGATGTGTTTAGGAGAACGATTAAACATGAAGGTTTCAGGGGATTCTATAAAGGACTATTCCCAAATCTTCTGAAAGTTGTTCCTGCAGCCAGCATTACGTACTTGGTTTATGAAACCATGAAGAAGAGTCTAGATCTCGGGTAG
- the LOC113767941 gene encoding pentatricopeptide repeat-containing protein At5g61800 — protein sequence MHKLSSKLIKTLKLDCKTIKQVHQVHAQAITTGLISFHPPTPFLAQILHAFTCLLATFSPSISTDPTFSSYVTTLFNLIPDPSTFCYNTIVRAHTLLSSPETALALYAKMCQLSIPPDTHTFPFALKACARMNSFSLAKALHCQALKLGFIADLFVCNNLIHVYSTAGDVHSAYKLFDRSSYRDTVSYNAMIDGFVKAGDTVKARELFDQVPKKDAVSWGTLLAGYAKLDRSREAIDLFDQMLVLGVKPDNIGLVCALSACAQLGELEKGKRIHEYILQDRIQIDAYLVTGLVDLYAKCGCIETARELFESSREKNLYTWNAMLVGFAMHGHGKLLYDYLTRMADAGIKPDGVTFLGVLVGCSHAGLTNEARRLFTEMEGVYGVPKELKHYGCMADLLGRAGLIEEAVEMIEKMPMGADVYVWGGLLGGCRMHGNTEVAEKVAQRVIAIKPEDGGVYSVLANVYANAERWDDLVRMRRLSDRTRVNKSAGCSLIQLNGVSHEFVAGDDAHPLAEEIHLVLNVLEQHKSEAVC from the coding sequence ATGCATAAACTATCATCGAAGCTCATTAAAACTCTCAAACTAGACTGCAAAACCATAAAACAAGTCCACCAAGTCCATGCCCAAGCTATCACAACAGGCCTCATTTCTTTCCATCCTCCTACTCCCTTCCTCGCTCAAATCCTCCACGCTTTCACTTGCCTCCTCGCAACTTTTTCGCCCTCCATCTCCACCGATCCAACTTTCTCATCCTATGTCACTACCCTCTTCAATCTCATTCCTGACCCATCAACATTTTGCTACAACACAATCGTTAGGGCCCATACCCTCCTCTCTTCCCCTGAAACAGCCTTGGCTTTGTACGCTAAAATGTGCCAACTCTCCATCCCACCTGATACCCACACCTTCCCTTTTGCCCTTAAAGCTTGTGCCCGGATGAATTCCTTTTCACTTGCCAAAGCCCTCCACTGTCAAGCCCTCAAACTCGGGTTTATAGCtgatttatttgtttgtaaCAATCTCATTCACGTGTATTCTACTGCCGGTGATGTTCACAGTGCGTATAAGCTGTTTGACAGGAGTTCCTACAGAGATACCGTTTCATATAATGCGATGATTGACGGATTTGTTAAGGCTGGTGACACCGTGAAGGCGAGGGAATTATTTGACCAGGTGCCTAAAAAGGATGCAGTTTCTTGGGGTACCCTTTTGGCAGGGTATGCAAAACTGGACCGGTCCAGGGAGGCTATTGACCTCTTTGATCAAATGCTTGTGTTAGGAGTTAAGCCTGATAATATCGGACTGGTTTGTGCACTTTCGGCTTGTGCACAGCTGGGAGAACtggaaaaggggaaaagaatACATGAATACATCTTGCAAGATAGGATTCAAATCGATGCGTACTTGGTCACTGGTTTGGTGGATTTGTATGCCAAATGCGGGTGCATTGAGACTGCTAGGGAGTTGTTCGAGTCCAGTCGTGAAAAGAACTTGTATACATGGAATGCAATGCTGGTTGGATTTGCCATGCATGGTCATGGAAAGCTCTTGTATGATTACCTCACCAGAATGGCTGATGCTGGTATAAAACCAGATGGGGTGACATTTCTGGGCGTATTGGTGGGGTGTAGTCATGCAGGTCTAACCAATGAGGCTAGGAGGCTTTTCACCGAGATGGAGGGTGTTTATGGAGTCCCAAAGGAACTGAAGCACTATGGTTGCATGGCGGATTTGCTTGGACGCGCAGGCTTGATTGAAGAGGCTGTGGAGATGATAGAGAAAATGCCCATGGGGGCAGATGTTTATGTGTGGGGTGGTTTGCTTGGAGGTTGTAGGATGCATGGCAACACTGAGGTTGCTGAGAAAGTGGCACAGCGTGTGATAGCCATAAAACCTGAAGATGGTGGGGTATATTCTGTCTTAGCCAATGTTTATGCAAATGCAGAGAGGTGGGATGACTTGGTGAGGATGAGGAGATTGAGTGATAGAACAAGGGTCAATAAAAGTGCCGGTTGTAGCTTGATTCAATTAAACGGGGTATCACATGAATTTGTTGCTGGGGATGATGCTCATCCTCTTGCTGAGGAGATACATTTGGTTTTAAATGTACTTGAGCAGCATAAATCTGAAGCTGTCTGTTAA